In Terriglobales bacterium, the genomic stretch GTCCAGAGTACAGAAAAAGGGGCCGGGCGGAGGCGCCCGGCCTCCGTGTTTATTGCTGCCGGCTGGCGGGCGGAATGATCCCGTTCATCCGCAGGTACTCGACCATCTGGCCGTAATGGTCGAAGGAGTGCCAGGTGACGACCATCGACATGCCCATCCGGGTCGCTTGTCCTTCGCCAAAGGGGTTCCTGATCCAACCGTTCAGGTTCTTGTCGTTCACCGTGGCCAGCGCCTTGTGGGTGTAGGCGAACGAATCCTTGACGAACTTCACCACGTCGGCCTTGGACGTGATGTTCTCCGGCCCGTTGTCGCCCTTGCCATATTCCACCGGCGGCTTCTCGCCCAGGATGGCGGCGGCGACTTGGTAGTTGGTGGCGGCCACGTGCATGGCCTGCTGGCGGAAGGTGCGCACGCCCTTGAATTCGCCGTTGGTGGGGGCAAAGCCGAACTTGTCGTCGGGCATAGCTTCGACCGCGGGCACGAACTCCCGCTCCAGGTTGCTGAACGTGCGGTCGAGGATCTGGGTGACCGAGGGCGGCGCCTTGGGGGCTTCCGACTTCGGCTTGTCTTGAGCCGTGGCCACAACGGCAAGCAGCAGCAGGGCCAGGCAGAATAGGCGGCTGATTCTCACGACGTCCTCCTGAACTAGGTTTTGACTTGAGTCCGACTGATGTCTTCCAGCGAGGCCCCGGTGTGAAGCCGGTAATAACGCACGCTGGCGATGCCGAGCAGCAGGCCGGCGGCAGCCATCTGAAGAGCGCGAGCGATGCCGTAATGGGTGGCCACCGCGCCCCACACCGTGCTGCCAGCCGCCATGCCTCCTTGCAGGATCAATAAGTACAGCGAGATGGAACGGGCCCGCACCCAGGCGGGCGAGCAGGTCTGGGCCGACATGTTGAGCGTGGCCAGGATCTGGATCCAGGCCCCGCCTCCGGCGAACAGGGCCAGCGCCAGCAACCAGAACATGTGCCAGGCGGAGAGCAGGAAGGTTACGGTGGCAAAGGCCAGGGTGGACAGCGCGATCTGCGCGTCGAGAGAGAACCTGCGGCGCACGGCCGGCATGACGGTGGCCCCGGCGATGGCGCCCAAGCCGAAGCATCCCAGCAGCAGGCCGTATCCGACCGATCCGTACGGGCTGGCGATGAGGGGCAGCAGAGCGAATACCGCAATGGCAAAGAAGCTGAAGACTGCGGTACGCAGCAGGACGGCGCGCACCGCAGCCGACTGCCGCGCATGCCGGATGCCGGTCGCCATAGCCTCGCGGAAGGGCATCCCCGGGTGAGGATTGTCGTGCGGCGCGCGCTTCCATTGGTGAAGAACGAAGATTACGCCCAGGAACGAGGCGGCGTTCAGAAGGAACGCGGAGCCGGAACCGGCGGCGGCGACGATGGCCCCTCCCAGGGCCGGGCCGACGGCGCGCGCCACGTTGAATCCGGCGGAATTCAGCGCCACCGCCGCGCCGAAGTTTTCGCGGGAGACGATCTCCGGAGTGATCGCCTGCCACGCCGGGTCGTTCATCACTGCGCCAAAACCCAGCAGCGCGGTGAACAGTATCAGGGTCCAGGGCGTCACCCAATGAAAGAGCGTGAGCACCCCGAGTACGGCCGCAACCAGCGTCATCCAGGTCTGGGTGGCGAGCAGAAGTCTGCGGCGGTCCACCATGTCGGCGAGCACGCCGGCCGGCAGCACCACCAGGAACACCGGCACGCTCATCGCCGCCTGCACCAGCCCGACCATCAAAGGAGACATGGTCATCGTGGTCATGAGCCAGGCGGCGCCGACGTTCTGCATCCAGGTGCCGGTGTAAGAAACGACGGCGGCCAGCCAGATGCCGCGGAAGAGCGGCTCGGTGAAAGGCGCTACCGCCGAGCCGGACCAGCGGCTGGGAACGGCGACGCTCGGGATGTGTCCGGTCTCTGCCATGTCAGGACTGGGCGGCCGCCTTG encodes the following:
- a CDS encoding MFS transporter, whose protein sequence is MAETGHIPSVAVPSRWSGSAVAPFTEPLFRGIWLAAVVSYTGTWMQNVGAAWLMTTMTMSPLMVGLVQAAMSVPVFLVVLPAGVLADMVDRRRLLLATQTWMTLVAAVLGVLTLFHWVTPWTLILFTALLGFGAVMNDPAWQAITPEIVSRENFGAAVALNSAGFNVARAVGPALGGAIVAAAGSGSAFLLNAASFLGVIFVLHQWKRAPHDNPHPGMPFREAMATGIRHARQSAAVRAVLLRTAVFSFFAIAVFALLPLIASPYGSVGYGLLLGCFGLGAIAGATVMPAVRRRFSLDAQIALSTLAFATVTFLLSAWHMFWLLALALFAGGGAWIQILATLNMSAQTCSPAWVRARSISLYLLILQGGMAAGSTVWGAVATHYGIARALQMAAAGLLLGIASVRYYRLHTGASLEDISRTQVKT
- a CDS encoding DinB family protein: MRISRLFCLALLLLAVVATAQDKPKSEAPKAPPSVTQILDRTFSNLEREFVPAVEAMPDDKFGFAPTNGEFKGVRTFRQQAMHVAATNYQVAAAILGEKPPVEYGKGDNGPENITSKADVVKFVKDSFAYTHKALATVNDKNLNGWIRNPFGEGQATRMGMSMVVTWHSFDHYGQMVEYLRMNGIIPPASRQQ